A window of Leclercia adecarboxylata contains these coding sequences:
- a CDS encoding LamG domain-containing protein, with protein sequence MATIDDDLAKSVTEGFRQAQIDIVNQDLILSGTGDVTVTLADGSKKTGPSWSRLITAANAAGTSAAAAKTSETNALASKNAAAQSATNAATSEGNALASKNAAKTSETNAKTSETNAKTSETNATASASSAASSLAAAQLLTSVPYEAAPHPDVWVPFNDSMKMEGIAPYDTLTISGKMVELPSKSATFTRSTVATYIEKSGIMRNADINEPRFEKEGLLIEPQITNLYTYSEQWGTGSRVVTTNNSGDSPRADKTMALVVEDTATAEHYAQDRNITLTAGTIYCYSVFVKAHTNSRLLYLRVATGTTAGVFFDPVAGAFVGGAVGAQYLDRGFEDLGNGVYRVWMAVTAGATQSSVFRLQLAKDGVTASYAGDGVSGLYVWGAQVEDGPFPTSYIQTGASAATRGADLWQIPKENCGYPSLASLFNRTLAFEFYPKYLQSAAGYVEVVKVQGPSNDIICRWANDNTIRSYRDGGGISVPCPQGGSGVFVHTTEGNKISSYYSGATNSKTSPPNGTTQGISYIGNINQSLSVRFVYHIRNFRIWHRLLTPNQINGLR encoded by the coding sequence ATGGCAACGATTGATGACGATTTAGCGAAATCCGTCACGGAAGGATTTCGCCAGGCGCAAATTGATATCGTCAACCAGGACCTGATTTTATCGGGTACCGGTGACGTCACAGTAACGCTGGCTGACGGTTCGAAAAAGACCGGCCCGAGCTGGTCCAGGCTGATCACCGCAGCTAACGCGGCAGGAACCAGCGCCGCTGCAGCCAAAACCAGTGAAACGAATGCTCTGGCGTCAAAAAATGCAGCAGCACAAAGCGCCACGAACGCGGCAACGTCTGAGGGTAACGCACTCGCATCGAAGAATGCCGCCAAAACCTCAGAAACCAATGCGAAAACGTCTGAGACGAATGCCAAAACGTCGGAGACTAACGCAACAGCCAGTGCCAGCAGTGCCGCATCCTCCCTGGCCGCCGCCCAGCTGCTGACGTCTGTGCCCTATGAGGCCGCGCCGCACCCGGATGTGTGGGTGCCGTTCAACGATAGTATGAAAATGGAAGGTATTGCACCTTACGATACTTTGACTATTTCCGGAAAGATGGTGGAATTACCATCAAAGTCTGCAACATTCACCCGGTCAACTGTCGCAACTTATATCGAGAAATCCGGGATAATGCGAAACGCGGATATTAATGAACCTCGTTTCGAGAAAGAGGGACTATTAATTGAGCCACAAATCACGAACCTGTATACCTATTCTGAGCAATGGGGGACAGGTTCAAGAGTCGTTACGACCAATAATAGCGGCGACTCGCCTCGCGCCGATAAGACAATGGCGCTGGTAGTTGAAGATACAGCAACCGCGGAACACTACGCGCAAGACCGTAACATCACCTTAACTGCCGGCACGATATACTGTTATTCAGTATTTGTTAAAGCTCATACAAACTCTCGTCTTTTATATTTACGCGTCGCAACGGGAACCACAGCGGGCGTGTTCTTTGACCCCGTTGCAGGGGCCTTCGTTGGTGGCGCTGTCGGTGCTCAATACCTTGATCGTGGTTTTGAAGACCTCGGAAATGGTGTTTACCGTGTCTGGATGGCAGTTACAGCCGGGGCTACTCAGAGTAGCGTTTTCCGTCTGCAATTAGCGAAAGATGGTGTGACCGCAAGCTATGCCGGTGACGGTGTATCTGGTTTATATGTCTGGGGCGCACAGGTAGAAGATGGACCATTCCCGACATCATACATTCAGACCGGAGCATCAGCAGCTACAAGAGGTGCGGATCTCTGGCAAATCCCCAAAGAAAACTGCGGATACCCGTCTCTCGCAAGTTTATTTAACAGGACTTTGGCGTTTGAGTTTTACCCTAAATATTTGCAAAGCGCCGCGGGTTATGTCGAGGTTGTTAAAGTGCAGGGTCCAAGCAATGACATTATTTGCAGGTGGGCTAACGACAATACTATAAGGTCATACCGTGACGGCGGAGGTATAAGTGTGCCCTGCCCTCAGGGTGGAAGCGGTGTATTTGTCCACACGACGGAAGGAAATAAAATATCCAGTTATTACAGCGGTGCAACCAATTCAAAAACCAGCCCTCCAAACGGCACGACTCAGGGCATTTCTTACATAGGAAATATAAACCAATCGCTATCTGTGAGATTTGTTTACCACATTCGCAACTTCCGTATCTGGCATCGCCTGTTAACCCCTAACCAAATTAATGGACTCCGCTAA
- the arsC gene encoding glutaredoxin-dependent arsenate reductase gives MSNITIYHNPACGTSRNTLEMIRNSGNEPTIIYYLDTPPTHDELIKLISDMGITVRALLRKNVEPYEQLGLDEEKFSDEQLIDFMLQHPILINRPIVVTPLGTRLCRPSEIVLDILPEGQKGVFTKEDGEKVIDETGKRVK, from the coding sequence ATGAGCAACATTACCATCTATCACAACCCAGCCTGTGGCACCTCACGCAACACGCTGGAGATGATCCGTAACAGCGGCAACGAACCGACGATAATTTATTATCTCGATACGCCCCCGACCCACGATGAGTTGATTAAACTTATTTCAGATATGGGAATTACGGTACGTGCATTGCTGCGTAAGAATGTTGAGCCTTATGAACAACTGGGACTTGATGAAGAGAAATTTAGTGATGAGCAGTTGATTGATTTCATGCTTCAACATCCGATCCTGATTAATCGGCCGATTGTCGTTACGCCGCTTGGCACTCGTCTTTGCCGTCCTTCAGAAATAGTGCTGGATATTCTACCGGAAGGCCAGAAAGGAGTGTTTACCAAAGAGGATGGCGAGAAGGTCATTGACGAAACGGGGAAGCGGGTTAAGTAA